The DNA sequence GATCCTGCGCGGGCTTCGTGCGCCTCCGTCCCGATTTCATTATTATAAAAAAATTTAAGGAAAGTCGGGGCGGGGTCGCACTTCGCTGAATTTGGTTGCAAAACCGTAGGGGACAGGCATGCCTGTCCCCTACAGAGCTTGAAGCTCATTGGCCGGAAATCTTTATTCAGCATCTCTATGTTTTTTTCTGTGGCAATTCAATTCTGTGGCCAAAGTTTTTACCTTAAAAATCTCAGAAAATTTTTTAATAACTTTTTCCCTTGAGCTGTTAAAATGGACTCCGGGTGAAATTGTACCCCAAAAAGCGGGTAAGACCTGTGTTGTATACCCATGATTACCCCGTCATCGGTATTCGCGGTTACTTGTAAATCAGCCGGGAGCGTCTCTTTTTCCACTTGCAATGAATGGTAGCGAGTAGCGGTTAATGGGTTAATCAAATTTTGAAAGAGACCCTTACCTGTGTGATAAATTTGGGATGTTTTTCCGTGCATGAGTTTTGGGGATGCGACAATTTTTCCGCCAAAAGCCAGTCCAATGGCTTGATGACCTAAACAAACGCCAAGGATGGGTATTTTCCTGGCGAACCGGGTAATCAGTTCTAATATAATTCCTGCCTGTTCAGGCCTTCCCGGTCCCGGAGAGATAATGATTCCCTTTGGGTTAAGTTTTTCTATTTCTGTTAATGTGATTTTATCGTTTCGATGCACCCGTAAATCCGCGCCCAACTCTCCGAGATATTGAACCAGGTTAAATGTAAATGAATCATAATTATCGATAACCAAAATCATTGTAATCCTCGTTCCGCAAATTCGATTGCGGTTTTCAGTGCAGACGCTTTGTTCAGGGTTTCATGATATTCCCGCTCAGGTATTGAGTCAGCTACTATCCCCGCCCCGGCCTGGAAATAAGCTTGATCGCCTTTTACAACGATTGTCCTGATGGCAATGCATGTATCAAGATTACCGGAGAAATCTAAATACCCGAGAGCGCCGGCGTAAACTCCCCGTGCAGATGGCTCCAACTCGCTGATGATTTCCATGGCGCGAACCTTGGGAGCCCCGGACACAGTTCCGGCCGGAAAGCAAGCTTTCAGGGCGTCAACTGCCGTGAGTCCAGGTTTCAATTTACCCTGAATGTTGGAAACCAAATGCATGACGTGGGAATACTTTTCGATCCCTTTAAATTCAGTGACTTTTACGGAGCCGTACTCGCTCACCCGCCCGACGTCATTTCGACCCAGGTCAACCAACATGACGTGCTCGGCATTTTCTTTTTCATCGCTGCTCAATTCTTTGCTGTAACGCAAATCCTCCATTTCGTTTTTACCGCGAGGCCGTGTCCCGGCAATAGGTCGAACCTCTACCATCTGGTCTTCGACTCTTACCAAAAGCTCAGGCGAGGAACCGATGATAGAGAAGTCATCCATTTTTAAATAGTATAAATACGGTGAGGGGTTGATCACCCTGAGAGCCCGGTAGATGGTGAACGGGTCGACGGTAATTTGTTTTTGAAACTTCTGGGAGAGCACTACTTGAAAAATATCCCCGGCCTCGATATATTTTTTAGCTCTAATTACGGCCTTTTCAAATTCTTCCCGGGTCAAATTGCAGGAAATATCCGATGGAGTGGTGGTTGGCTCTATGGTAATTTCTAAATTACTATTCAGGATGTTTTTGATGGAATTGATTTTTTCAATTGCATTCTGGTAGATGCGCTGCAATGCCCAATCTTTTTCTCTGTCCAGGAAAACATTGGTGATGATATAAATTTGATGGGTTAGGTGGTCAAAAACCAGGACGGTGTCAAATAGCATGAAAATCGCATCAGGGACGTCGATTTCCCGTTCCCTGTTTAAAGGAATTTCTTCAATGAGCTGAATGGTTTCGTACCCTAAATAACCAACTGCGCCGCCGGTAAACCGTGGCAGCCCGGGCGGGTGAACCGTTTGATATTTTTGCAGCAGATGTTTTAGATAATCGTAAATATCACCTTCAAAGAAGGTCCTTTTATCGGCTTTTTCTAATTCAATGCGGTTTTCAGAATATTTAACGGTACAAAACGGGTTGCAGCCAAGAAAAGAATACCTGGCGGTTTTTTCGCCGCCCTCAACGCTTTCAAGTAAAAAAGCTTTGTCCGTTATCTTCTGAAGTTTCAGAAACGCTGAGACCGGAGTCAATAAATCTGCGAAATAGGTGGCATAAACAGGAATTACATTCCCATGGGCAACCAAATTCTCAAATTCTGTAAATTTCAACACTTTCATTTTGAAACCGCCCTAAAATAAAAAACCCACTATATAATCTCTTATATAGTGGGTTGGAAAAACTCTTCTATTTGCTTAAATTGCTATGTCTGGCATTTTAAACATATCCTTCCCACTAAGGTGGAATACCACCAATACCAACTTTGCCAAGTGTAAGTTGTGGAAAGAATATTATTCATTGAATCAAATTAGTTGCTTTAATAAGTGGCGAGAATGTAACAAAATGCTTTTTGAATGTCAAGCTTTTTTTGATAAGGATTGGATTTCCCTCTTTTTGGGGTCAACGGCGGGTAACCCGGTGACGCCTATATTTCCCTTGAAAGTCACAGGTTAAATAAATACTTTGGAATGCTGCAAGTATCAGGATGTCTAATAAAGGATAAGATAGATGGCCGATGAAATTGTTGTATTGATCACGACTGGTTCAACTGAGGAGGCACAAAAACTCGGAAAAGAGTTGGTTCAAGCAAAATTGGCTGCGTGTGTAAATGTGATCCCGGAGATCATTTCGATTTTTAATTGGCATGACGAAGTGTGCGAGGAAGGAGAAGTGCTGATGATTGTGAAAACCTCAGGGGAGAAATTTTCAGCATTGGAAAAAAAAATAAAAGAAGAACATAGTTACGAGGTGCCGGAGATCATTGCCTTGCCGATTGTAGCGGGGTCAAAGGAATATTTAAATTGGATTCAGAAAGAGACACAAACTTAATACTCAGCTTTCAGAAACTTTGTTTTAAAGAAAGACAGAAATTTAGGAATTTAGTATACACAATAAATATATTTTTGACAGCATGGAATTGATTATCACTGGCAGCGGCACAGCAGCGTTGCAACCGCACCGGGGTCCTTCAGGTTATGTTCTGAAAACCGGCAATCAAATTTTTCTACTTGATGGTGGAACTGGAACATTATTGAAATGCCTTGAAGCAGGGGTATCCTATAAAGACATCGACAAGATTTTCTACACCCATCTTCATCCGGATCACACCATCGATTTAATCCCATTTTTGTTTTCAACCAGGCATACACCCGGGTTTGCACGCGAAAAAAAATTGGAACTACATGGCCCTGTAGGTTTTAAGGATTTTTTTAACGGCCTGGTTGGTTTATACGGAAAAGCATTAGTTGAAGGTGACTATGAAATTGAAGTTGTTGAAATGGCTGAAAGTAACCTTTCTTTTGAACGACTAAAAATAACAACTAAGTTAATGAAACATTCCGAGGGTGCAATCGGTTACAGGTTTGAATTGAATGACAAAATATTTGTTTATTCCGGAGATACGGACTTTTGCGAAGGTATCATCGAGTTAGCTCAAGACGCCGATGTTTTACTTCTGGAATGTTCTTTTCCGGATGATATGAAAGTTAAGGGCCATTTAACTCCGACCGAAGCCGGAAAAATTGCCAGCAGGGCAGAGGTTGATAGATTAATCCTGACGCATTTGTACCCTCCCTGCGATGAAGTGGATATTTTGGAGGTCTGTCGCAGAGAATTTGACGGGGAGATTAAGTTGGCTGAAGATTTAATGCGAGTTGAAATTTAGCAAACAAAGTTTTGGATTCGAAAAGACTAAAAACAATTATTGGTTCCATGGTGCTACACTTGCTGATCATTCTGATTTGGGCAAGTGCTTTGAAATGGAATTTGTTTGCTACAAGCCACGAGAGTCCTTTGGACAATGAGCCGCTCGTGTTTGAGCTCCAGGAACAAAACCGCCCAAAACAAGTTGTTGAGGTGCCGGATGATGCGGAAGTTAAAGACCCGCCAAAGGATCCTCAGTTCGCTTCCGATAAAAATGCCCTGGCCCGAAATTCAGAGACCGATCCTAATCTGGATACCGGGGCGCCTTTCGCGAGAGGCGATTTTGATTTTCCGGAATTGCCCACTGAGCAGGGTCCCCTTGGTGAGCCCGGAGTACAAGCTGAGGCGAATAATACACCAGAAGAAATGACCCATTCACAAAATAAAGTGGAGGAAGAAAAAACAACTAACATTGTAGATAACAGGACAAGTGATTTTAATCGTCAATTTTTAACCAGGCCGCAACAGACAATGCAAGCAGGTGTTTCACAAAACATACCAAGAGTAAGATACGATAATCAAAAGTCGCGGGCTCCGGATATGGGTGGCATGTCCTTTAATACATACAATTGGGACTTCGCGCCTTATATGCTTGTTTTAAAGAAGAAAGTGCAGGGGAATATTTTTCCGCCACCTGCTTTTACTCATCTGGGCCTAATTAAAGGCGAAACTTTGTTGAGGTTTAAAATATATCCCAATGGGGAGTTGCGGGATTTGCAGTTATTAGAGTACACCGGGCATGAAACGTTGATGAAAACCAGCATCAGTTCAATTAATATTTCTGCACCGTTTCGAGCTTTACCGGATGATTTTCCTGAACCATTTTTAGAAGTCACGGCAAAGTTTTTCTTCTATATCAGAGGACGTTAATCAAGAAAGGAGTGACCATGGAGCAAGTTTGGCAATTCTTAGTAAGAGGTGGAATCATGATGATTCCGCTGGCGATATGCTCAATTTTAGGACTTGCGATTGTCCTTGAAAAAGCGTTTTTTTTGCGAAGAAAAAAGGTCATCGTACCTGAAATCGTAAACGTTTTAGATAATATTAAAGGCCCGAATGATATTGGATTGGCGCTTTCTATTTGTGAAAAATACGATGGCTCTTTTGCGAATATCATCAAAGTCGGTCTGGAAAACCGCAACCTTCCAAAAGATGAAATAAAAGAAGCCCTAAATGACCAGGGCCGGCAAGAGGTCCATGCCTTGGAACGCGGTTTGGTCATGTTGGAAACCATAGCGGGTATTGCGCCGCTTATGGGACTTCTAGGTACTGTCATCGGCATTTTGGGAGTGTTTAATGTGATTTCAGAATTGGGAGTTGGGCAGGCGGCTGCGCTTTCCGGGGGTATTTCTGAAGCACTGATTACCACCATTACGGGTCTGTCGATTGGTATTCCGGCGGTTGTAGTCTTTAACTTTTTCACCAACAAAGCGGAAAGCCTCATTTTGGAAATTGAGAAGTATTCCTCAGCGCTTTTGAACAAAGTTATTTCTTTTCGCACCAATGAGAAAGTGAAAGGAAAGGTGAAAGCCGATGCAGTTTAAAACTAAACAGAAACGCAAGGTCATGATAAACATCACATCACTGATAGATGTGATGTTTTTGCTGCTCATCTTTTTTATGGTCTCGTCGACGTTTCTCGAGCAGCCGGGAATAAAACTGGAATTGCCGCATGCTCAAAGTGCGGTGGTGATAGAACAGAAAGATCTCACTCTATTTGTCGATAAAGAAGGCAAAATGTTCCTCAATCGTGAAGAGGTTTTCACAGAAAATTTGGGTGAGAAAATAAAAGCGGCTTTGCCGAATATGCAAGACGGTGCGTTAATCCTGAAAGCGGATCAGGATGTTACCCATGGAATTGTGGTTCGGATTATGGACATTGTCAAGCAGAGTGGAGTGAAGAAACTAATAATCGGTACGAAGCTGGATGAGAATTGAGAATCTTTCTCCTTTTGTTCTATGGGTGCTATAATATTTTTTCGATTATCGTTTCTATTTACGTAATATCATTCTTGAACACCTACGTTAACAGTTTTTTTTATACCAAACGGTTTTAGATGGAATGATGAGGGGATGTTACGTGACGATTTTATGTTCTTATATTCAGATACTTCTTTATTTATAAATAAATCCTTGGCCGAGTAATCAGCCCTCTTTTTCACAAACGGTAACTCTGATTATATCTGCGTTGTCAATCCGTTTTTCCCCCAAAAGTTTTTCCCCCATACTTTAAGCAGAAAGATCTTTGAAAGGAGTTG is a window from the candidate division KSB1 bacterium genome containing:
- a CDS encoding divalent-cation tolerance protein CutA, which encodes MADEIVVLITTGSTEEAQKLGKELVQAKLAACVNVIPEIISIFNWHDEVCEEGEVLMIVKTSGEKFSALEKKIKEEHSYEVPEIIALPIVAGSKEYLNWIQKETQT
- a CDS encoding MotA/TolQ/ExbB proton channel family protein: MEQVWQFLVRGGIMMIPLAICSILGLAIVLEKAFFLRRKKVIVPEIVNVLDNIKGPNDIGLALSICEKYDGSFANIIKVGLENRNLPKDEIKEALNDQGRQEVHALERGLVMLETIAGIAPLMGLLGTVIGILGVFNVISELGVGQAAALSGGISEALITTITGLSIGIPAVVVFNFFTNKAESLILEIEKYSSALLNKVISFRTNEKVKGKVKADAV
- a CDS encoding MBL fold metallo-hydrolase — encoded protein: MELIITGSGTAALQPHRGPSGYVLKTGNQIFLLDGGTGTLLKCLEAGVSYKDIDKIFYTHLHPDHTIDLIPFLFSTRHTPGFAREKKLELHGPVGFKDFFNGLVGLYGKALVEGDYEIEVVEMAESNLSFERLKITTKLMKHSEGAIGYRFELNDKIFVYSGDTDFCEGIIELAQDADVLLLECSFPDDMKVKGHLTPTEAGKIASRAEVDRLILTHLYPPCDEVDILEVCRREFDGEIKLAEDLMRVEI
- the trpE gene encoding anthranilate synthase component I translates to MKVLKFTEFENLVAHGNVIPVYATYFADLLTPVSAFLKLQKITDKAFLLESVEGGEKTARYSFLGCNPFCTVKYSENRIELEKADKRTFFEGDIYDYLKHLLQKYQTVHPPGLPRFTGGAVGYLGYETIQLIEEIPLNREREIDVPDAIFMLFDTVLVFDHLTHQIYIITNVFLDREKDWALQRIYQNAIEKINSIKNILNSNLEITIEPTTTPSDISCNLTREEFEKAVIRAKKYIEAGDIFQVVLSQKFQKQITVDPFTIYRALRVINPSPYLYYLKMDDFSIIGSSPELLVRVEDQMVEVRPIAGTRPRGKNEMEDLRYSKELSSDEKENAEHVMLVDLGRNDVGRVSEYGSVKVTEFKGIEKYSHVMHLVSNIQGKLKPGLTAVDALKACFPAGTVSGAPKVRAMEIISELEPSARGVYAGALGYLDFSGNLDTCIAIRTIVVKGDQAYFQAGAGIVADSIPEREYHETLNKASALKTAIEFAERGLQ
- a CDS encoding aminodeoxychorismate/anthranilate synthase component II; the encoded protein is MILVIDNYDSFTFNLVQYLGELGADLRVHRNDKITLTEIEKLNPKGIIISPGPGRPEQAGIILELITRFARKIPILGVCLGHQAIGLAFGGKIVASPKLMHGKTSQIYHTGKGLFQNLINPLTATRYHSLQVEKETLPADLQVTANTDDGVIMGIQHRSYPLFGVQFHPESILTAQGKKLLKNFLRFLR
- a CDS encoding biopolymer transporter ExbD, which translates into the protein MQFKTKQKRKVMINITSLIDVMFLLLIFFMVSSTFLEQPGIKLELPHAQSAVVIEQKDLTLFVDKEGKMFLNREEVFTENLGEKIKAALPNMQDGALILKADQDVTHGIVVRIMDIVKQSGVKKLIIGTKLDEN